Proteins encoded by one window of Cylindrospermum stagnale PCC 7417:
- the sbcD gene encoding exonuclease subunit SbcD, giving the protein MIKILHLSDIHMGSGFSHGRINPVTGLNTRLEDFVNTLSLCIDRAIADPVDLVIFGGDAFPDATPPPYVQGAFASQFRRLVDANIPTVLLVGNHDQHSQGQGGASLNIYRTLGVPGFIVGDTLTTHHIKTRNGKVQVITLPWLTRSTLMTRQETEGLSLAEVGQLLTERLQVVLEAEIRRLDADVPTVLLAHLMADNATLGAERFLAVGKGFTLPLSLLTRPCFDYVALGHVHQHQNLHKSNNPPVIYPGSIERVDFSEEKEDKGYVMIELERLRADWEFCPLPARTFRTIEVDVSKADDPQAVLMKAIAKHDLQDAVVRLIYKLRSEQLDLIDNSSLHTALSSAHTYTIQPELLSQLARPRIPELSASSSIDPMEALKTYLQNREDLKDIAASMLEAAHNLLADEAEIWLESATPN; this is encoded by the coding sequence ATGATTAAAATCCTCCATCTCTCCGACATCCACATGGGTAGCGGTTTCTCCCACGGACGGATTAATCCTGTGACGGGATTAAATACACGGTTAGAAGATTTTGTCAATACTTTGTCATTGTGTATTGACCGAGCGATCGCAGATCCCGTGGATCTAGTTATATTTGGCGGCGATGCTTTTCCTGATGCCACACCGCCACCCTACGTCCAAGGAGCCTTTGCCAGCCAGTTTCGGCGTTTGGTAGATGCCAATATTCCCACAGTGCTGCTGGTGGGTAATCATGACCAACATTCTCAAGGACAGGGAGGAGCGAGTTTAAATATTTACCGCACCTTGGGAGTGCCGGGGTTTATCGTCGGGGATACTTTAACTACCCACCACATCAAAACCCGCAATGGCAAAGTACAAGTGATCACTCTTCCTTGGCTAACTCGTTCTACTTTGATGACTCGCCAAGAAACTGAGGGTTTGTCTTTGGCGGAAGTAGGTCAATTGTTAACGGAACGTCTGCAAGTTGTTTTAGAAGCAGAAATTCGCCGCCTTGATGCCGATGTGCCAACTGTGCTTTTGGCTCACTTGATGGCTGACAATGCTACCTTGGGCGCAGAACGCTTTTTAGCGGTGGGTAAAGGTTTCACTCTGCCTTTATCTTTGCTAACACGACCTTGTTTTGATTATGTCGCGCTGGGTCATGTTCATCAGCACCAGAATTTGCATAAATCCAACAACCCGCCTGTGATTTATCCAGGAAGCATTGAACGGGTGGATTTTAGCGAAGAAAAGGAAGATAAAGGTTATGTGATGATTGAACTGGAGCGTCTGAGGGCTGATTGGGAATTTTGCCCCTTACCAGCTCGGACTTTCCGCACGATTGAGGTGGATGTGTCAAAGGCTGATGATCCGCAAGCGGTATTAATGAAAGCGATCGCAAAACATGATCTACAAGATGCTGTAGTCCGGTTAATTTACAAACTGCGATCAGAACAGTTGGATCTGATTGATAACTCCTCACTGCATACTGCTTTAAGTTCCGCTCACACCTACACTATCCAACCAGAATTACTCAGCCAGTTGGCTAGACCTCGTATACCCGAATTGAGTGCGAGTAGCAGCATTGACCCGATGGAAGCATTGAAAACTTACTTGCAAAATCGCGAAGACCTCAAAGACATAGCCGCATCAATGCTAGAAGCAGCACATAATTTGCTAGCAGATGAGGCAGAAATCTGGCTCGAATCGGCTACTCCTAATTAA
- a CDS encoding PstS family phosphate ABC transporter substrate-binding protein, with amino-acid sequence MSFRSRFKDNLFLTCLMLIASSITGCNSGQELKSQVSIDGAAVGFPVSLAVAEEYGRVKPNAKVSVASSGTGGGISKFCAGDIDIVGASRTIKDEEIKKCSSKKIEFVELPIALDGIAVITNRENNFAKCLTIKELSKIWGAKSDGKILTWNQVNPKFPNQKLKLYAPASDTGTFDYMTQAVTGKAKNGRTDYTPSHNQNLLVQGVSGDASALGYVGISYYIQNQDKLNLVAVESPTGKCEKPVPVDNVIKNIYTPLSRPLFIYVSKKSLDNKPAVKEFVDFYLENSWKWVDSVGYVALPDEAYVKVKRKFATGETGTKFKKAKPGEPITNFI; translated from the coding sequence ATGAGCTTTCGTAGCCGATTTAAGGATAACTTGTTCCTAACATGTTTAATGCTTATCGCCAGCAGTATCACTGGTTGTAACAGCGGACAGGAATTGAAAAGTCAGGTAAGTATTGACGGTGCAGCGGTAGGTTTTCCTGTTTCTTTGGCAGTTGCTGAAGAATATGGAAGGGTTAAACCAAACGCTAAAGTTAGCGTTGCCTCAAGTGGTACTGGTGGCGGTATTAGTAAGTTTTGTGCTGGCGATATTGATATTGTTGGTGCTTCTCGTACCATTAAAGATGAAGAAATTAAAAAATGTAGCAGCAAAAAAATTGAATTTGTCGAGTTGCCCATAGCTTTAGACGGCATCGCGGTGATTACTAACCGCGAAAATAATTTTGCTAAATGTCTAACTATTAAGGAATTAAGCAAGATTTGGGGCGCTAAATCAGACGGTAAAATATTAACTTGGAATCAAGTTAATCCCAAGTTTCCTAACCAAAAACTCAAGCTGTATGCTCCAGCTTCTGATACTGGAACCTTTGATTATATGACTCAAGCTGTGACTGGCAAAGCCAAGAATGGACGGACAGACTACACTCCCAGTCATAATCAAAACCTCCTGGTGCAAGGGGTGTCAGGTGATGCATCTGCCTTGGGTTATGTTGGGATATCTTACTACATTCAAAACCAAGATAAACTCAATCTAGTAGCTGTAGAAAGTCCCACAGGAAAATGTGAAAAACCTGTTCCGGTAGATAATGTGATCAAAAATATCTACACACCTTTGTCTCGTCCCCTCTTCATTTATGTCAGTAAAAAATCCTTAGATAACAAGCCAGCAGTCAAAGAGTTTGTAGATTTTTACCTGGAAAATTCTTGGAAGTGGGTAGATAGTGTTGGTTATGTGGCATTACCAGATGAAGCTTACGTCAAGGTAAAACGAAAATTTGCTACTGGTGAAACTGGGACAAAATTCAAAAAAGCAAAACCAGGTGAACCAATCACAAACTTTATCTAA
- a CDS encoding iron uptake porin, with product MNNLSCLLKIILIGLIISCSLKNITQVNAAPIQSVSDIDNFNQSNSDNYALNQINSVSRLSDISVDSWKFQTLQALVEKYNCMNRLSEDMAFSDQRLNRYQFAAGLNTCIVSINKLIINEKSNLIDRESLTEIQRLKTEFSAELKIFDNRVNLLETNINTLKTPQFLPHIELEGEIIFAVTGLAGRQKAKTTNKPINDNLIFSNRVRLSLESSFTGKDKLQVRLQGRNTPELEDATGTKMANLGFDGDDDNEVELDEIKYRLALGKETRITLYGLGGGLGDLVPSINPLFSGSGDGSISTFGRENPIRRQGGGVGVGISHNLNDAANFSLGYIASNAANSERGIFASPNGAIAQLTLEPTKTTALSFTYVYSRNNLNTGTGSELTSDPFDDQANTITANSFGAEAAWQLNPTIALGGRVGFIHAKAEDLPTDANAMISTWAMLLSLRDIGKKGSFAGFVVGQPPKVTYNSFGGIFKDKDTSLHLEAFYHFQITDNLAITPGLFVITSPEHDDSNDSIYVGTVRTTFNF from the coding sequence TTGAATAATTTGAGTTGCTTACTAAAAATTATTTTGATTGGTTTAATTATTTCCTGCTCGTTGAAAAACATAACTCAAGTTAATGCTGCACCTATTCAATCAGTGTCAGACATTGATAATTTCAATCAATCTAACTCAGATAATTATGCCTTAAATCAAATCAACTCTGTTTCTCGATTGTCAGATATTAGTGTGGATAGTTGGAAATTTCAAACACTACAAGCATTGGTTGAAAAGTATAATTGTATGAATCGGTTATCTGAAGATATGGCTTTTTCTGATCAAAGGCTAAACCGATACCAATTTGCGGCTGGACTCAATACTTGTATCGTCAGTATAAATAAGTTAATTATCAATGAAAAGTCTAATCTTATTGATCGAGAAAGTTTAACTGAGATCCAGCGATTAAAAACTGAATTCTCAGCAGAGTTAAAGATTTTTGATAACCGAGTCAATTTATTAGAAACCAATATTAATACATTAAAGACGCCGCAGTTTTTACCCCATATTGAACTAGAGGGAGAGATTATTTTTGCTGTGACTGGATTGGCTGGCAGACAAAAAGCTAAAACTACTAATAAGCCAATAAATGATAATTTAATATTCAGTAATCGTGTCCGTCTCAGTTTAGAGAGCAGTTTCACAGGTAAAGATAAATTGCAAGTGCGTTTACAAGGCAGAAATACACCAGAGTTGGAAGATGCCACTGGTACTAAAATGGCAAATTTGGGATTTGATGGAGATGATGACAATGAGGTAGAATTAGATGAAATAAAATATAGGTTGGCGTTAGGTAAAGAAACCCGGATAACTTTGTATGGGTTGGGAGGAGGATTAGGTGATTTAGTTCCTAGTATCAATCCTCTATTTAGCGGTAGTGGAGATGGATCGATTTCTACATTTGGACGAGAAAATCCGATTCGACGGCAAGGTGGTGGAGTCGGTGTTGGTATTTCTCATAATTTGAATGATGCTGCTAATTTTTCATTGGGATATATTGCTAGTAATGCAGCTAATTCAGAAAGGGGAATTTTTGCTAGTCCTAATGGTGCGATCGCACAACTCACACTCGAACCTACTAAAACAACAGCGCTTAGTTTTACCTACGTCTACTCTCGCAACAATTTGAATACAGGCACCGGCAGCGAATTAACCAGCGATCCGTTTGATGATCAGGCAAATACAATTACTGCTAATTCTTTTGGTGCAGAAGCAGCTTGGCAACTTAACCCAACTATCGCCCTCGGTGGTAGAGTTGGTTTTATTCATGCCAAAGCAGAAGATTTACCAACAGATGCAAATGCTATGATCTCGACATGGGCAATGCTGCTAAGTCTCAGAGATATTGGTAAAAAAGGTAGCTTTGCCGGTTTTGTGGTTGGTCAACCCCCCAAAGTGACTTATAATAGTTTCGGTGGTATCTTTAAGGATAAAGATACATCTTTACATCTAGAAGCTTTTTACCACTTTCAAATCACTGATAATCTGGCAATAACTCCGGGGTTGTTTGTGATTACAAGCCCGGAACATGATGATAGTAATGATTCCATTTATGTCGGTACTGTTCGGACAACCTTTAACTTCTAG
- a CDS encoding sulfate ABC transporter substrate-binding protein: protein MSKSQHPTQLGFYLIKKTQVYVWQILQSIQLWYQRINKSWLRKNSFMCLFLVGIFLCMGVAACSENSLGSKDDIKLRLVSFSVTKAAHDQIIPKFVEKWKQEHNQNVTFDQSYGGSGAQTAAIIAGEQEADIVHLALPLDVNKIQQAGLIKSGWEIKSPRSGIVSKSVAAIVTREGNPKGIKSWEDLAKDGVKVIAANPKTSGIAIWEFLAFWGSITLTGGDEAAALDYVTKVYKNIPVLTKDAREASDLFFQQNQGDVLINYENEVILAEKNGKKLPYVVPQVNISIDNPVAVVDKYVDKHGTRKVAQAFVDFLYSTEAQREFAKLQYRPVNPTVTQEVASQYPQIQTLFTSQDFGGWDNIQKKFFGDGAIFDKIQAAKKT from the coding sequence ATGAGCAAGTCACAACATCCAACACAATTAGGATTTTACCTAATTAAGAAAACACAGGTTTATGTCTGGCAAATTTTGCAGTCTATACAACTTTGGTATCAACGAATAAACAAAAGTTGGTTGCGTAAAAACTCTTTTATGTGCTTGTTTCTAGTTGGTATTTTTTTGTGTATGGGAGTTGCTGCCTGCTCTGAAAATAGCTTAGGTAGCAAAGATGATATAAAACTTAGGCTCGTTTCCTTCTCAGTTACTAAAGCAGCTCATGACCAGATAATTCCCAAATTTGTAGAAAAGTGGAAGCAAGAACACAACCAAAACGTCACTTTTGACCAGAGTTATGGAGGTTCTGGCGCTCAAACGGCTGCTATCATTGCTGGGGAGCAAGAAGCAGACATAGTACATCTGGCACTTCCCTTGGATGTCAACAAAATTCAGCAAGCAGGCTTGATTAAATCGGGTTGGGAAATAAAATCTCCGAGAAGTGGTATTGTTAGCAAATCGGTTGCGGCAATTGTCACCCGCGAAGGCAACCCCAAAGGCATCAAGTCTTGGGAAGACTTGGCAAAAGATGGCGTGAAAGTGATTGCGGCTAACCCAAAAACTTCTGGTATTGCTATCTGGGAATTCTTGGCTTTCTGGGGTTCTATAACTTTAACAGGAGGTGACGAAGCGGCAGCGCTAGATTACGTCACAAAAGTTTATAAAAATATCCCTGTGCTGACGAAAGATGCCCGTGAGGCTAGCGATTTATTCTTCCAACAAAATCAGGGAGATGTCTTAATTAACTACGAAAATGAGGTAATTTTGGCAGAAAAGAATGGGAAGAAACTTCCTTATGTTGTACCCCAAGTCAATATTTCTATTGATAATCCTGTAGCCGTAGTCGATAAATACGTTGATAAGCACGGTACAAGGAAAGTGGCACAAGCATTTGTTGATTTCCTTTACTCGACAGAAGCTCAACGCGAATTTGCTAAATTACAATATCGTCCTGTTAACCCGACTGTTACTCAAGAAGTAGCATCACAATATCCTCAAATCCAGACTTTATTCACATCTCAAGATTTCGGCGGTTGGGACAATATCCAGAAAAAGTTTTTTGGAGATGGGGCAATTTTTGATAAAATTCAAGCTGCTAAGAAAACATGA
- a CDS encoding phosphotransferase, translating to MNVFVSDRFNSVTDIKMPFLSAAIDPLQVQDSLSHYLSTAQNTHLEKIEVIRHKPGRRCLIEYELINDYGQKITLIGKVRAKGIDFNSYELQKSLWEAGFAGDSIDGISVPEPVGIIPEWQMWLQRKVEGVTATQLLIEKNGFIWAERIAEAAHKLHKTNIPPRCSHTMTDELKILHERIPLVMKQYPQWQGRLERILAECNYLANNTPAPKCCGIHRDFYPDQLIINHQRLYLIDLDLYCEGNPALDIGNFIGHVQEYSLRVFGNLEMLRDFEKSLTERFLQLTDDQFRVAIESYTTLTLVRHIHISTQFSERSHFTEALLNLCEQRLNIIHNYRKFK from the coding sequence ATGAATGTTTTTGTGAGTGATAGGTTTAACAGTGTTACTGATATTAAAATGCCGTTTTTGTCAGCAGCTATTGATCCGCTGCAAGTGCAAGACTCTTTGAGTCATTATTTGTCAACTGCTCAAAATACTCATCTTGAAAAAATTGAAGTTATTCGTCACAAACCGGGGCGGCGTTGTTTAATTGAATATGAATTGATTAATGATTATGGACAAAAAATCACGCTGATTGGGAAGGTTCGGGCTAAGGGGATAGATTTTAATAGTTATGAGTTACAGAAGTCTTTATGGGAAGCAGGATTTGCTGGGGATAGTATTGATGGAATTTCTGTACCTGAACCTGTTGGCATAATTCCTGAATGGCAAATGTGGTTACAGCGTAAAGTTGAAGGTGTGACAGCTACTCAATTATTAATAGAAAAAAATGGTTTTATCTGGGCTGAACGAATTGCTGAAGCTGCTCATAAACTTCACAAAACTAATATTCCTCCCCGTTGTTCTCATACTATGACTGATGAATTAAAAATCTTGCACGAACGTATTCCTTTAGTTATGAAACAATATCCACAATGGCAAGGACGTTTAGAAAGAATTTTAGCAGAATGTAATTATTTGGCAAATAACACACCAGCACCAAAATGCTGTGGTATTCATAGAGATTTTTATCCTGATCAATTGATTATTAATCATCAACGTTTGTATCTCATTGACTTAGATCTATATTGTGAAGGTAATCCAGCTCTCGACATCGGTAATTTCATTGGTCATGTTCAAGAATACAGTCTGCGTGTATTTGGTAATCTAGAAATGCTGCGCGATTTTGAAAAATCTTTGACTGAACGATTTCTTCAGCTTACAGATGATCAATTCCGAGTTGCAATTGAATCTTATACCACTTTAACTTTAGTAAGGCACATTCATATTAGCACTCAATTTTCAGAACGTTCTCATTTTACAGAAGCATTATTAAATCTCTGTGAACAACGTCTCAATATAATTCATAATTATAGAAAATTTAAATGA